A stretch of Macadamia integrifolia cultivar HAES 741 chromosome 7, SCU_Mint_v3, whole genome shotgun sequence DNA encodes these proteins:
- the LOC122085119 gene encoding receptor-like cytosolic serine/threonine-protein kinase RBK1 — METQMTSSEDSGEIKGNPKREVLIKDVLRNPNFNEDNSSPRSVLEIPVLSSDLENSSSSRSSSSMDKLIGHQGLVTESNGSQWRNFLDNIKRKSVRRFSSFPRRSLRRKLARIRSAEERIEYEEPTMPKPSWRNFSYEELAAATDNFSSEKLIGKGGHAEVYKGCLGDGQVVAVKRLTRKEKAEEERIADFLSELGIIAHINHPNAARLLGFGVEQGLHLVLDFSSHGSLASLLHGSKKPLEWTIRFKVSSGVAEGLHYLHRGCNRRIIHRDITASNILLTQDYEPQISDFGLAKWLPEQWSHHIVFPIEGTFGYLAPEYFMHGIVDEKTDVFAFGVLLLELITGRRALDSCRQSLVMWAKPLLDENKMEELVDPCLGHDYDIIEMKRMILTASMCIHNSSTMRPHMSLVLQLLRGENGTMDVTGRKIKPLLLDAFELDDYTISTYLKDLNRHKQLALE, encoded by the exons ATGGAAACGCAGATGACTTCGTCGGAAG ATTCCGGAGAAATCaagggaaacccaaaaagaGAAGTACTTATTAAGGATGTGTTGAGGAATCCAAATTTTAATGAAGATAATAGCTCCCCAAGGAGTGTGTTGGAAATCCCTGTTTTGAGTTCCGATTTAGAAAATAGTAGCAGTAGTCGCAGTTCCTCATCTATGGATAAATTGATCGGACACCAGGGCTTGGTTACAGAATCAAATGGTTCACAGTGGAGGAATTTTCTTGATAACATAAAAAGGAAATCCGTAAGAAGGTTTTCTTCGTTTCCGAGAAGGAGTTTACGCAGAAAACTCGCCCGGATTCGCAGTGCAGAAGAGCGAATCGAATACGAGGAACCAACCATGCCAAAACCTTCTTGGAGGAACTTTAGCTACGAGGAACTCGCCGCTGCCACCGATAATTTCAGTTCTG AGAAGTTGATCGGGAAAGGAGGCCACGCGGAGGTCTACAAAGGGTGCCTAGGTGATGGTCAGGTAGTGGCAGTGAAGAGGTTAACCAGGAAAGAGAAAGCAGAGGAGGAAAGGATCGCCGATTTCTTGTCGGAGCTGGGAATCATAGCCCACATTAATCACCCCAATGCGGCGCGTTTGCTTGGCTTTGGTGTGGAACAGGGTTTGCACCTCGTCCTCGACTTCTCCTCTCATGGCAGCCTTGCCTCTCTCCTCCACG GTTCAAAAAAACCTTTGGAGTGGACGATAAGGTTTAAGGTTTCATCAGGGGTGGCAGAAGGGTTACACTACCTCCATCGTGGCTGCAATAGACGTATAATTCACAGAGACATCACAGCCTCTAACATATTATTGACCCAAGATTATGAACCTCAG ATTTCTGATTTTGGACTAGCAAAATGGTTACCAGAACAATGGAGTCACCATATAGTTTTCCCCATAGAGGGGACATTTGG ATACTTGGCACCAGAGTATTTCATGCATGGGATTGTTGACGAAAAAACAGATGTTTTTGCCTTTGGGGTGCTACTACTGGAGCTCATAACAGGTCGACGTGCTCTCGACTCTTGTCGTCAAAGCCTTGTGATGTGG GCAAAGCCACTACTTGatgaaaataaaatggaagaaTTAGTGGATCCTTGTCTGGGACATGATTATGACATTATTGAAATGAAGCGTATGATCTTGACGGCATCAATGTGCATTCACAACTCATCCACCATGAGACCACACATGAGTCTG GTATTGCAGCTGCTGAGGGGTGAGAATGGAACAATGGACGTGACTGGAAGGAAAATAAAGCCATTACTTTTGGATGCCTTTGAATTGGATGACTATACTATTTCTACTTACCTCAAAGACCTCAACAGACATAAGCAACTTGCATTAGAATAA